One part of the Parabacteroides distasonis ATCC 8503 genome encodes these proteins:
- a CDS encoding sulfatase family protein has product MKQSIISIGMTACCLSGNGQSLFAANKPAQEERPNILFILSDDHTSQSWGIYGGVLGEYARNENIRRLAAEGCVLDNCFCTNSISSPSRAAILTGAYSHVNGVYTLSDSFDPEQDNIAKQMRAGGYQTALVGKWHLKTQPQGFDFYSVFHDQGEYRDPTFINCTEPWPGERNFGERVRGFSTDIVTDKAIRWMKEADKDRPFMMCCHFKATHEPWDFPERMRHLYDGVVFPEPENLFDWGPETNGRTFSGQPLEELARRWDVASQDPDKWWCRYPELPFTTKGMHRSAARSAAYQKLVRDYLRCGATIDDNIGKLLKALDDMGIADNTIVVYVSDQGYFLGEHGFFDKRMMYEESLRMPFVIRYPKEIPAGTRNKDMILNVDFASLLADYAGVKTPNESQGHSFRDNLKGNTPKDWRKEMYYRYWTQHSNRPAHMGIRNERYKLMFFYGDRLNMTGSEDKTTTPAWEFYDLQSDPRENHNAYNDPQYAKIIRQMKEEMLKLRKDVKDEDTNTPKMKEIMDTYYW; this is encoded by the coding sequence ATGAAACAATCGATCATTAGTATCGGAATGACTGCCTGTTGCCTTTCGGGAAACGGGCAGTCTCTCTTTGCCGCCAATAAACCGGCGCAAGAGGAACGTCCCAATATCTTGTTTATCCTATCGGATGATCATACTTCCCAATCGTGGGGTATTTACGGGGGCGTGTTGGGGGAATATGCCCGCAACGAGAATATCCGTCGCTTGGCTGCGGAGGGTTGCGTATTGGATAATTGTTTTTGTACGAACTCGATCTCTTCTCCGAGTCGCGCGGCGATCTTGACCGGAGCCTATAGTCACGTGAACGGTGTCTACACGTTAAGTGATTCTTTTGATCCGGAGCAGGATAATATCGCCAAGCAAATGCGGGCGGGAGGCTATCAGACCGCTTTGGTCGGTAAATGGCATCTGAAAACGCAACCGCAAGGTTTCGACTTCTATTCCGTGTTCCATGACCAAGGCGAGTACCGAGACCCTACTTTTATAAATTGTACGGAACCTTGGCCGGGTGAGCGTAATTTCGGGGAGCGGGTACGAGGTTTCTCCACGGATATCGTGACAGATAAGGCGATCCGTTGGATGAAAGAGGCCGATAAGGACCGGCCTTTCATGATGTGTTGTCATTTCAAGGCTACACACGAACCTTGGGATTTTCCAGAACGGATGAGGCATTTGTATGACGGCGTTGTTTTCCCGGAACCGGAGAACTTATTTGATTGGGGGCCGGAGACGAATGGACGTACTTTCTCCGGACAGCCTTTGGAGGAGTTGGCCCGTCGTTGGGACGTGGCGTCGCAAGACCCTGATAAATGGTGGTGCCGGTATCCGGAGTTGCCTTTTACGACGAAGGGGATGCATCGATCTGCCGCCCGTAGCGCCGCTTACCAGAAATTGGTGCGCGACTATCTGCGTTGCGGGGCTACGATCGACGATAATATCGGGAAGTTATTGAAAGCGCTGGACGATATGGGAATCGCCGATAATACGATCGTGGTGTACGTATCCGACCAAGGTTATTTCTTAGGAGAGCATGGTTTCTTTGATAAGCGTATGATGTATGAGGAGTCTCTACGTATGCCTTTCGTGATCCGTTACCCGAAAGAGATCCCGGCGGGGACCCGCAATAAGGATATGATCTTGAACGTGGATTTTGCCTCTTTGTTGGCGGATTACGCAGGCGTGAAGACCCCGAATGAATCGCAGGGCCATAGTTTTCGCGATAATCTGAAAGGAAATACCCCAAAGGATTGGCGTAAGGAGATGTATTATCGTTATTGGACCCAACATTCGAACCGTCCGGCCCATATGGGTATCCGTAATGAGCGGTATAAACTGATGTTTTTCTATGGCGACCGTCTGAATATGACTGGTTCGGAGGATAAGACCACGACACCAGCATGGGAGTTTTACGACCTTCAATCCGATCCTCGTGAGAATCACAACGCTTATAACGATCCCCAATACGCTAAGATCATCCGGCAAATGAAGGAGGAGATGCTGAAGCTGCGGAAAGATGTTAAGGATGAGGACACGAATACCCCTAAAATGAAGGAGATTATGGATACCTATTATTGGTAA
- a CDS encoding sulfatase family protein — protein sequence MKNKLMLLTAASAFSMAGIAADYTNIVLINLDDVGYGDFSFNGAYGYTTPNIDKMAAEGVRFTHFLVGQPISGASRAGLLTGCYPNRIGFSGAPGPDSNYGVHPEEMTIAEVLKQKGYSTAIFGKWHLGSQKEFLPLQNGFDEYYGLPYSNDMWPFHPQQGEVFNFPDLPTYDGNEIIGYNTDQTRLTTDYTTRSVNFIKKNKNKPFFLYLAHNMPHVPLAVSDKFKGKSEQGLYGDVMMEIDWSVGEIFKALRELGLEDNTLVILTSDNGPWTNYGNHAGSAGGLREAKATTFDGGNRVPCIMYWKGKTLPGTTCNKLASNIDLLPTFAEITQAPLPPRKIDGVSILPLIEGKKDANPRESFVYYYRKNDLEAVTDGMFKLVFPHKYVTYGAYEPGNDGQPGKLTNLEIMKPEMYDLRRDPGERYNVITQYPEEAAKLMKIADQKRHELGDDLTRMKGTERREPGLVQGKKRHDL from the coding sequence ATGAAGAATAAACTAATGTTACTGACGGCCGCCTCAGCTTTTTCAATGGCAGGCATAGCCGCTGATTACACGAATATCGTCCTAATCAATTTGGATGATGTGGGTTACGGAGATTTTTCTTTTAATGGAGCTTACGGATATACCACTCCGAATATCGATAAGATGGCGGCGGAAGGCGTTCGTTTTACGCACTTTTTGGTAGGACAGCCGATCAGTGGAGCCTCTCGTGCCGGCTTGTTGACCGGCTGCTATCCGAATCGTATCGGTTTTTCCGGCGCTCCGGGGCCAGATTCGAACTACGGTGTCCATCCAGAGGAGATGACGATCGCAGAGGTATTGAAACAGAAAGGATATAGTACCGCTATCTTCGGTAAATGGCATTTAGGTAGCCAAAAGGAGTTCCTCCCCTTGCAAAATGGCTTCGATGAGTATTATGGGTTGCCGTATTCTAACGATATGTGGCCATTCCACCCGCAACAAGGTGAGGTCTTTAATTTCCCGGATTTGCCGACTTATGACGGAAATGAGATTATCGGTTATAATACGGACCAAACACGGTTGACTACGGATTATACCACCCGTTCTGTTAATTTCATCAAGAAGAATAAGAATAAGCCTTTCTTCTTGTATCTGGCCCATAATATGCCCCATGTACCGTTGGCCGTTTCCGATAAATTCAAGGGAAAGAGCGAGCAGGGTTTATATGGCGACGTGATGATGGAGATCGACTGGAGTGTAGGTGAGATATTCAAGGCATTGCGTGAGCTGGGCTTGGAAGATAATACGTTGGTGATCTTGACTTCCGATAATGGCCCTTGGACCAATTACGGGAATCATGCCGGTTCAGCCGGTGGGTTACGTGAGGCAAAGGCTACGACCTTTGATGGTGGTAACCGGGTTCCTTGTATCATGTACTGGAAAGGTAAGACGTTACCGGGCACGACTTGTAATAAGTTAGCTTCTAATATCGACCTTCTTCCTACGTTCGCCGAGATCACGCAGGCTCCGCTTCCTCCTCGCAAGATTGACGGAGTAAGTATCTTGCCGTTGATCGAGGGTAAAAAAGACGCCAACCCACGTGAGTCTTTCGTCTATTACTATCGAAAGAATGACTTGGAGGCTGTTACGGATGGAATGTTCAAATTGGTATTCCCCCATAAATACGTTACTTATGGGGCTTATGAGCCGGGAAACGACGGCCAGCCGGGTAAGTTGACGAATCTGGAGATCATGAAGCCGGAGATGTACGACCTGCGCCGTGATCCGGGAGAGCGTTATAACGTGATTACCCAATATCCGGAGGAAGCCGCTAAATTGATGAAGATCGCGGACCAGAAACGCCATGAGTTAGGGGATGACTTGACTCGTATGAAGGGTACGGAACGTAGGGAACCGGGTTTAGTACAAGGGAAAAAACGTCATGACTTATGA
- a CDS encoding RagB/SusD family nutrient uptake outer membrane protein, which translates to MRRKIYKMICVAVACMSLTACDSWLDVDPSDQYSTETFWKTKEHASAGIMGCYNALKLWRSLHTMEFDMLTANAMPYNEANGTQAIGKGEHLSTTALIGSLWKNCYVGIGRTNTFIANVGGVDMDESEKAKMVGEAKFLRAFYYLSLVDKFGGVPLIIDAPNADEQAELPRNSKEEVVNQIVKDLEEAAAVLPDTYASSDLGRATKGAALALKARTLLYNSRWAEAAQAAKQVMESGVYQLFNDYRHFFSEDNKYNCEVIFDIEAKLPEYPTDYDQNIWRLNRPAPLKELVDTYLCVDGKTIEESPLYDPTRPYENRDPRLLKSIVCIGYPYLGKTITKEDVATTGFGVKKYTSYEDDVTIPLVERSAFNFILIRYAEVLLTYAEAQNEASGPDQSVYDAINQLRRRPDINMPEVPKGLTKDQMREVIRRERRIELTFEGLYYSDILRWKTAEKENNGMMHNYEGIEVVKRSFNPKRDYLWPIPYNQTVLNPNLEQNPNWD; encoded by the coding sequence ATGAGACGTAAAATATATAAGATGATATGTGTCGCTGTCGCTTGTATGAGTTTAACCGCTTGCGATAGCTGGTTGGATGTAGATCCTTCCGATCAATATTCCACGGAAACATTCTGGAAGACAAAAGAGCATGCGAGTGCCGGTATAATGGGATGTTACAACGCATTGAAACTTTGGCGTTCATTGCATACGATGGAATTCGATATGTTGACAGCGAATGCGATGCCTTATAACGAGGCGAATGGTACGCAAGCAATTGGAAAAGGTGAACATTTGTCTACTACGGCTTTAATCGGAAGCTTATGGAAGAACTGTTACGTTGGCATTGGCCGTACGAATACTTTCATCGCTAATGTAGGAGGTGTCGATATGGACGAGTCGGAGAAGGCGAAGATGGTGGGTGAAGCCAAGTTCTTACGAGCTTTCTATTATTTAAGTCTGGTCGATAAATTCGGAGGTGTGCCACTGATTATAGATGCTCCCAATGCGGATGAGCAAGCCGAATTACCTCGCAATTCCAAGGAAGAGGTAGTGAATCAGATTGTCAAGGATTTGGAGGAGGCCGCTGCCGTGCTACCGGACACCTATGCTAGCTCAGACTTGGGACGTGCGACAAAAGGTGCTGCGTTAGCGTTAAAAGCCCGTACTTTATTATATAATTCTCGTTGGGCGGAGGCGGCCCAAGCTGCTAAGCAGGTAATGGAGTCTGGCGTTTATCAATTATTCAATGATTATCGTCATTTCTTTAGCGAAGATAATAAATATAATTGTGAGGTAATCTTTGATATAGAAGCGAAATTGCCAGAGTATCCAACGGATTATGATCAGAATATCTGGCGCTTGAATCGTCCGGCTCCCTTGAAGGAACTGGTTGATACATATCTCTGTGTTGACGGGAAGACGATAGAAGAGTCACCACTTTATGATCCGACTCGTCCGTATGAGAACAGAGATCCCCGTTTATTGAAATCGATCGTTTGCATCGGTTATCCGTATTTAGGAAAGACGATCACAAAAGAAGATGTGGCGACTACGGGTTTCGGTGTGAAGAAATACACTTCTTATGAGGATGATGTAACGATTCCTTTAGTAGAACGTTCGGCTTTCAATTTCATTTTGATTCGTTATGCGGAAGTTCTGTTGACGTATGCCGAGGCGCAGAATGAGGCGAGTGGTCCTGATCAGTCAGTTTATGATGCCATCAACCAATTGCGTAGGCGTCCGGATATCAATATGCCGGAAGTACCAAAAGGTTTGACGAAAGATCAGATGCGTGAGGTAATCCGCCGTGAACGCCGTATCGAGTTGACCTTTGAAGGACTCTACTATTCGGATATCTTGCGCTGGAAAACCGCTGAGAAAGAAAATAATGGTATGATGCATAATTATGAGGGAATAGAAGTCGTGAAACGTTCTTTTAATCCGAAACGAGATTATTTATGGCCGATCCCTTATAACCAAACAGTCTTGAACCCTAATTTGGAGCAAAATCCGAACTGGGATTAA
- a CDS encoding TonB-dependent receptor produces MKKIRKVNRVMKISTLLSLAFACTVSASTYGQNYKLSMNKQDCSISEVLKEIEKNSEYTFFLNDNQVNVNRKTSVKANNASLEEVLEQALKNTGYQYEIVDRQIIIKSKSVSSVSHPNALFQSSPRKITGQVKDALGEPIIGANVVVKGTTNGTITDIDGNFSLEVPDNAILVVSYIGYTDRTVEVGNSSKVMVSLSEDTQKLDEVVVVGYGTQKKVNLTGAISSLDAETLENRPITNSTQALQGTQGVYVNQAGAQPGADGATIRIRGQGTLNDNNPLILVDGIEFPLEAVNPNDIESISVLKDAASSAIYGSRAANGVVLVKTKGGKKGKFTVDYNNYFGVQQATYLPDFVYDPVVFMEMRNQAQRNEGKLTVDYSDALIEEYKQGMLTDPIMYPQNNWLDIMYNNAFIMEHNMRFSGGDDKYTYSVSLGYGDQNGVLRGTDSNKYTLAVNTTAQVNSRLKIGANINAHYQIYNEPVAGVANLVEMTYKAQAFHPTYTADGRYADTFIRTPGHNIYRHPLALADEGENKHKSLRMLANLSAEYKLPFDIVYNLNVGLNKYDYLQSRFAPDVYEYQLKTNEEKRVVYDGQNTRHAYKGDKNNLAVTVFNTLSWGKKFNDAHDVKVLAGYSFESDDKTEFSAKVEGFLGNELHELNAGSSNPSVAGTSSRSVLMSYFGRVNYGYKDRYLFEGNFRYDGSSRFAKGNRWGIFPSFSAGWRLSEEEFMKDIPWIYNLKLRASWGQLGNERIDLFRYVDLMNLKVIKNDGSITDYNYPLNGAMQSGAAITAYNDPNITWETTTMTNVGIDASLLNGNLDFSFEFFDKRTSDILRKVTLPDQVGGLDGPIRNIGEVSNKGFELNMGYRNNIGNFRYEVNGNMTFIKNKIVSLKGQTIIDGMFILEEGKPIDSYYMLHAIGIFQSEEEIKNSPYQTAATKPGYLKFEDTNGDGKITEDDRQIRGGVIPKITYGFNINLGYKDWDLSAFFQGVTDVYTYGDRIGATPLWFGCGLPEQWLTDAWTPERGTSATLPILTTYEGCLNENFRTNDFWLRNASYLRLKNLQLSYNVPVSFLKSGVVKRLKVFVNAQNLFTFSPMKDFDPEKNLKGSNWYAYPSVRTYTAGVNVTF; encoded by the coding sequence ATGAAAAAAATCAGAAAAGTAAACCGAGTCATGAAGATAAGTACGTTGTTATCCTTGGCTTTCGCATGTACTGTATCCGCTTCTACCTATGGACAGAATTATAAGCTTTCCATGAATAAACAGGATTGCAGTATATCGGAAGTGCTAAAAGAAATAGAGAAAAATAGTGAGTACACGTTCTTCTTGAATGATAATCAAGTAAATGTAAATAGGAAAACGAGTGTAAAAGCAAATAATGCCTCGTTAGAGGAGGTCTTAGAGCAAGCCTTGAAAAATACGGGATACCAATATGAGATTGTAGACCGGCAGATTATAATTAAGTCAAAGAGTGTTTCAAGTGTCTCACATCCGAATGCCTTATTCCAGTCTTCGCCACGAAAGATTACCGGACAAGTAAAAGATGCGTTGGGAGAACCCATTATCGGGGCGAATGTTGTCGTTAAAGGCACTACGAACGGAACGATTACGGATATCGATGGAAACTTCAGTCTGGAAGTACCGGACAATGCGATCTTGGTAGTTTCTTATATCGGTTATACGGATCGTACGGTCGAGGTCGGTAATTCTTCGAAAGTAATGGTTAGCCTGTCCGAGGATACCCAGAAGTTGGATGAGGTCGTGGTCGTAGGTTACGGAACGCAGAAGAAAGTGAATTTAACGGGAGCGATCTCCTCTTTGGATGCGGAGACGTTGGAGAATCGCCCGATCACCAACTCGACCCAAGCGTTGCAAGGTACGCAAGGTGTTTACGTAAATCAAGCGGGTGCTCAGCCGGGAGCGGACGGGGCGACGATTCGTATTCGTGGTCAGGGAACCTTGAACGATAATAATCCATTGATTTTGGTGGATGGCATCGAGTTTCCGTTGGAAGCGGTAAATCCGAATGATATTGAGAGTATTTCCGTATTGAAAGATGCGGCTTCTTCCGCTATCTACGGTTCTCGTGCGGCGAATGGCGTTGTCTTGGTAAAGACAAAGGGGGGAAAGAAAGGTAAGTTTACCGTCGATTATAATAATTATTTTGGCGTGCAGCAGGCTACCTATCTGCCGGATTTCGTATATGACCCGGTCGTATTTATGGAAATGAGAAACCAAGCGCAACGGAACGAAGGTAAACTAACGGTGGATTATTCTGATGCGTTAATCGAGGAGTACAAACAAGGTATGTTGACAGACCCGATTATGTATCCGCAGAATAATTGGTTGGATATCATGTATAATAATGCCTTTATCATGGAGCATAACATGCGTTTCTCCGGAGGTGATGATAAATATACGTATTCCGTATCTTTAGGTTATGGCGATCAAAATGGAGTATTGCGTGGTACGGACTCCAATAAATATACTTTAGCCGTGAATACGACTGCTCAGGTAAATAGCCGTTTGAAGATCGGCGCTAATATCAATGCGCATTATCAGATCTATAATGAGCCGGTAGCGGGTGTGGCAAACTTAGTGGAGATGACTTATAAAGCGCAGGCTTTCCACCCGACTTATACGGCCGATGGTCGCTATGCGGATACTTTTATCCGTACTCCTGGGCATAATATCTATCGCCATCCGTTGGCGTTGGCCGATGAGGGCGAGAACAAGCATAAGTCCTTGCGTATGTTGGCGAATTTGTCTGCGGAATATAAGCTTCCGTTTGATATCGTTTATAACTTGAATGTCGGTTTAAACAAATATGATTATCTGCAATCTCGTTTTGCGCCTGATGTATACGAATATCAGTTGAAGACCAATGAGGAAAAACGAGTGGTTTATGACGGTCAGAATACACGCCATGCTTATAAAGGTGATAAGAATAACTTGGCAGTTACGGTATTCAATACCTTATCTTGGGGCAAGAAGTTCAATGATGCCCATGACGTAAAAGTCTTGGCTGGCTATAGTTTTGAGAGTGATGATAAGACTGAATTTTCCGCTAAGGTAGAAGGTTTCTTAGGGAACGAGTTGCACGAATTAAATGCGGGTTCTAGTAATCCGAGTGTAGCGGGCACTTCCTCGAGATCAGTCTTGATGTCTTATTTTGGTAGGGTGAATTATGGTTATAAAGACCGTTATTTATTTGAGGGTAACTTTCGTTATGATGGTTCGTCCCGTTTTGCCAAAGGAAATCGTTGGGGTATTTTCCCTTCATTCTCTGCCGGATGGCGTTTGAGCGAGGAAGAATTTATGAAAGATATTCCTTGGATCTACAATCTGAAATTGAGAGCTTCTTGGGGACAATTGGGTAACGAGCGTATCGATTTGTTCCGCTACGTGGACCTAATGAACTTGAAGGTGATAAAAAATGATGGTTCAATCACGGATTATAACTACCCGTTGAATGGAGCGATGCAATCCGGAGCGGCTATTACCGCTTATAACGATCCGAACATTACATGGGAGACAACGACCATGACGAATGTCGGTATTGACGCTAGCTTATTAAACGGAAACTTGGATTTCTCTTTCGAGTTCTTTGATAAACGTACTTCCGACATCTTGCGTAAGGTTACTTTGCCGGATCAAGTAGGTGGTCTGGATGGGCCGATCCGTAATATCGGCGAGGTGAGCAATAAAGGTTTCGAGTTGAATATGGGGTATCGGAACAATATCGGGAACTTCCGTTACGAGGTAAATGGAAATATGACCTTTATCAAAAATAAGATCGTTAGCTTGAAGGGGCAAACAATCATTGATGGAATGTTTATCTTGGAAGAAGGAAAGCCTATCGATTCTTATTATATGCTTCATGCTATCGGTATTTTCCAATCTGAGGAGGAAATCAAGAATAGTCCGTATCAAACCGCGGCTACTAAACCGGGATATCTGAAGTTTGAGGATACGAATGGAGATGGGAAAATTACCGAAGATGACCGCCAGATACGTGGTGGTGTGATTCCTAAGATAACTTATGGATTCAATATCAACTTAGGATATAAGGATTGGGATCTGAGCGCTTTCTTCCAAGGTGTAACTGATGTCTATACATATGGAGACCGCATTGGTGCTACTCCTTTATGGTTTGGTTGTGGTTTGCCGGAACAATGGTTGACGGATGCTTGGACTCCCGAGCGGGGAACCAGCGCTACATTGCCTATCTTGACTACATATGAAGGATGCTTGAATGAGAATTTCCGTACAAATGATTTCTGGTTGAGAAACGCCTCTTATTTACGTTTGAAGAACTTGCAACTTTCTTATAACGTACCGGTCTCTTTCTTGAAAAGCGGTGTTGTTAAGAGATTGAAGGTCTTTGTCAATGCGCAAAACTTATTCACGTTCTCTCCGATGAAGGATTTTGATCCGGAGAAGAACTTGAAGGGAAGCAACTGGTATGCCTATCCGTCTGTACGGACTTATACGGCAGGTGTTAATGTCACATTTTAA
- a CDS encoding FecR family protein yields MSEDTRTILKKLMRDALDEKDRQRLLCDPKVEERMRSQWDEAADRVNPVVGNRMWERIIARTMATNGVRKLWVYKITAIAASILLLLGVGSVVYWSHTKEDQYIYVMASGVRCIESVSLSDGTTVRMGPNSQLIYPKSFDGKTRDVELKGQAFFDVAKDRERPFTVHTKNMDVTALGTAFEVFNYDSESKLETILLNGKVKIGLGGPNMKNRREVILNPNEMLVFDKQANTVRVKTVNAEEYSGWRNGVLSFENERLSMILTRLEPWFGRKIKCPKEIAEKYRFTFKVRDESLERILFMLSNTSPIKYREKDNEYELYIKGDK; encoded by the coding sequence ATGAGCGAAGATACGAGAACGATATTGAAGAAGTTGATGCGGGATGCTCTGGATGAGAAAGATCGGCAACGTTTGCTGTGTGACCCAAAAGTGGAAGAGCGTATGCGTTCCCAATGGGACGAGGCTGCGGATCGCGTGAATCCCGTGGTGGGGAATCGCATGTGGGAACGAATCATAGCCCGGACAATGGCGACAAACGGTGTCCGTAAACTCTGGGTCTATAAGATTACGGCGATAGCCGCCTCCATATTGCTACTTTTAGGTGTAGGAAGCGTAGTTTATTGGTCTCATACGAAAGAAGATCAATATATATATGTAATGGCCTCCGGTGTCCGTTGCATAGAGTCGGTTTCCTTATCGGACGGTACGACCGTGAGAATGGGGCCTAATAGCCAATTGATCTACCCAAAGAGTTTCGATGGCAAGACCCGTGATGTGGAATTAAAAGGGCAAGCCTTCTTCGACGTGGCGAAAGATCGGGAAAGACCATTTACCGTGCATACCAAGAACATGGATGTAACGGCCTTGGGCACGGCCTTCGAGGTTTTCAATTATGATTCCGAGAGCAAGTTGGAGACGATCCTGCTAAACGGTAAGGTGAAGATTGGCTTGGGAGGTCCCAATATGAAGAACAGGCGTGAGGTGATATTGAATCCGAACGAGATGTTGGTTTTCGACAAACAAGCGAATACCGTTAGAGTTAAGACGGTTAATGCCGAGGAGTATTCGGGTTGGCGTAACGGTGTCCTCAGTTTTGAGAACGAACGCTTGAGCATGATCCTTACCCGTCTGGAGCCTTGGTTCGGGCGGAAGATAAAATGCCCGAAGGAGATAGCGGAGAAATATCGGTTTACGTTTAAGGTACGGGATGAATCCTTGGAGCGAATCCTGTTTATGCTGAGCAATACGTCACCCATTAAATACAGAGAGAAAGACAATGAATATGAACTATATATAAAGGGAGATAAATGA
- a CDS encoding HU family DNA-binding protein — MGKPRSGIQVSIYNTPGNEQRGPTSCARVITRDTKRMNDICEYISECSSVTSADIKGVLEALTSYIGRELSYGYSVELEGLGHFSPSVKSKEVTDQKGNTKSSASIHGVNFRCSPRLKEMVKKNAPILVKRENLPKTGIEGRKAKMLSYLERNSYINLTDYAGLNNCTRYRASEDIKQFIKDNVIASVGYRTHRIYVLPEKEDGQN; from the coding sequence ATGGGAAAACCAAGAAGTGGCATCCAAGTCAGTATTTATAATACACCGGGCAATGAACAACGCGGGCCAACATCCTGCGCACGAGTCATCACCAGAGATACCAAACGCATGAACGATATATGTGAGTATATTTCCGAATGCTCATCCGTCACCTCCGCCGACATAAAAGGTGTATTGGAGGCACTTACTTCCTATATCGGCAGGGAATTATCCTATGGGTACAGCGTGGAACTGGAAGGATTGGGACATTTCTCGCCATCGGTAAAAAGCAAAGAAGTAACGGACCAGAAAGGAAATACTAAATCAAGCGCTAGCATACACGGCGTTAACTTCCGCTGCTCTCCCCGACTGAAGGAGATGGTAAAAAAGAACGCCCCCATCTTGGTTAAACGGGAAAATCTGCCCAAAACGGGAATCGAGGGAAGGAAGGCTAAGATGTTATCTTATCTAGAAAGAAACTCATATATAAATCTCACCGATTACGCCGGCTTGAACAATTGTACCCGCTACCGTGCGAGCGAGGATATCAAGCAATTTATCAAGGATAACGTAATAGCCAGCGTAGGATATCGAACACACCGGATTTATGTGCTGCCTGAAAAAGAAGACGGGCAAAACTAA
- a CDS encoding RNA polymerase sigma-70 factor has translation MEERQIIKSLKEGDREAFSMLYKQYWEKVYHFCGLYLNNRDVAEDVVQEVFIKVWESREFIREDDNFKGLLFIITRNLIFNHHRKNVNEDFYKMTVLSAMDTSYDLEEEITAYNLGEYIDHLIEELPERRRVIFNLSRKEHKSYKEIAFQLNISEKTVENQISEALKFLKKNIMLLIWFI, from the coding sequence ATGGAAGAGAGACAAATTATAAAGTCGTTGAAAGAAGGAGATAGGGAGGCTTTTTCGATGTTGTATAAACAATATTGGGAAAAGGTTTATCATTTCTGCGGGCTTTATTTGAATAATCGGGATGTAGCCGAGGATGTGGTACAAGAGGTGTTTATCAAGGTCTGGGAGTCGAGGGAATTCATCCGGGAGGATGATAACTTCAAGGGTCTTCTGTTTATCATCACCCGTAACTTGATCTTTAATCATCACCGGAAGAACGTGAACGAGGACTTTTATAAAATGACGGTCTTGTCCGCTATGGATACCTCCTACGACTTAGAGGAAGAGATCACCGCCTATAACTTGGGGGAGTATATCGATCATTTGATAGAGGAATTGCCGGAAAGACGCCGGGTTATCTTTAATCTAAGCCGGAAGGAGCATAAAAGCTATAAAGAGATAGCCTTCCAACTCAATATTTCCGAGAAGACCGTTGAGAACCAGATCAGCGAAGCCTTGAAGTTCTTGAAGAAAAATATCATGTTACTTATCTGGTTTATCTAG